The region CACTGTGAGTTCTGTTTTTGTTTCTCTTGCTcttatttgagtttcaaatttCATGACATTtattctgtgtgtgtgtgtgtgtgtgtgtgtgtgtgtgtgtgtgtgtgtgtgtgtgtgtgtagctTTTGGGAAGATTTCATGCAATTTTAGTTGGTCACTTTTTATGGAATCTCTTTATTGACTCATTAGAAGAGTTGATATGATGCTTCATGATTgaaaaaatgtaacaaaaacaAATGTTAAAATCATTGCCTGAAGATGATTTGTTGAAATTGTATGTTGTATATTGGTTAATAAGCACAATTCAATTATGTTATACATTATGAATGGATTAGTATTGTGAACAATCTTGTTACCTTTTTTTATCATGAAGAGATGCAAATCAAGAACCTCAAGATTGTTGAGTGGAATTCTAATTTTTGCCAGAATTTTGAGGTTAATGACTCATAAGTATGCCAAATGTTTGAAATACTGGAGTTCATATGTAATTGTTTCATTGTCTTCCAAATTTTATCTGTTTGACCTTGTTTTTTCATAAATCAAGTAGAAACTGCTCTTGTAAATTGCCTTCTTTTCATAAATATCGGCTTTCGATATTTTTTACAAAGTTTCTGATAATTTTACCCTTATCCTGCTGGAAATAGGTTGTGCTGTTCTCATTCAGCTTATTAGCATTAGCTCCTCTTGCCGAACGTGTGAGTTTTCTCAGCGAGtaagtttgttattttatttctattgcaATGTTTTAGATTGGCTTAATGAAAAAGGTCTTATTGATATCTATTTTATTGAATAAGAAGTAAAACTTTTCGATTCCTTTATACAATTCTTCTGGTAGAAAATATCATGTAAATAGTTGGTCAGGGGACAAAGTTTCAGAAAAACTTtttgaaactaaaataatacTGAAGTTAGGAGGTTACAAATAAACAGCATCATTAATGGCTAGTTTTCATGAATCTTACTACTTTGCTGCAATAGTTATTAAGAAAAAGGGGAATAGTTATAAAATGAAAGTTCTTTGCAGCAAAGAGTGTTGACAGTGTAGTTGATATGTATAATCTATCCGTTTACTATTTCTTCTTTTGGTGTTTGCAGACAAATTGCATACTACGCTGGCCCAACTGgtacttttttttaaacttatttatctatacaaATTTGTAGCATCTAATTCAGTTTGGTCAGAGTGAATCCATATTCTGTGTCCATTTCTAGCATCAAAGAAGTGGTTTTACTATACCTTCATGTTCTCTGCTTGTTTCGTATCAATGGAAAATTAGCTGAATAATGTGCAAGAATAACTAAACCATTTGCAGTTGGTGGACTTGTAAATGCAACATGCGGGAATGCGCCCAGAGTTGATTATTGCATTGATGGCACTACAGAACGACAAGGTCGATGTCCTCAAATGGTCTCTCCTTGGTTCCACCTCTCCAACCTCTTTGCTTGTTCTTGGCTCATCACTTTTCTTTGGAGGTCTAGCGaacctttccaaagaaagtcAGTTCGACCTGGTATCTATCGAGTAACAATAATCATCCAAACCACTGATAtacatttatacatatatatacttcttgTCTAAAGTCACTGATGCTAATCTTGTTTTTTCAGACACAAGTAAATGTGAATCTTAGCCTTCTTTTGTTATGTTCTCAATGCCACATTTTGGCATTGATGGTTGGTAATCACACAAGTAGCTCAAACAGTCATACAACAATGAGCCTTGACCTTTCAAGAGCTTGCAGCATAGCTATGCTCATCACCTATTTTGCTTGCCTCTTCTTCCAGCTTAAGACTCATCGGCAACAGTATGATATTCTTGAGGTAATACATTTGACAGTAATTGCAATGATATTCAATTCTATCATTTTAGACATGAACAATTAATTACTCATATTTTATCTTCATTTGCTTGAtagacaaataaattttgatgcTTAACAGGATGATTCCAGTGATAATGAAGCCTCTTCATCTGATGATGATGCACCGGTGATTGGTTTTACTAGTGCATGCATTTGGTTAGTTATAATGACTACTTTAGTTGCAATCATATCAGAGTACATTGTTGGAACCATTGAGGTAGTTTCAAATTTTCCTAAAATCTTTGCTTTGCTTTACTTTATGAACTTAGATATTTCTAATGAAACCATGCTTGCTGAATCTCTTGCAGGATGCTTCCCGGTCTTGGGTGTATGTCTGTCAGTTTTCTATGTATCATTTTACTGCCAATTGCCGGAAATGCATCAGAACATGCCGGTGCTATAATATTtgcatataaaaataagatCGTAATAACTCTTATCGTACTCACTCTTATCGTACTCTTTCAatgttcttgtgtttttataattatgtgCAACATAAGGAGCAGTTATGTCATTGAATATATAATGCAGGATATTGCTTTAAGTGTCACTTTGGGCTCTTCAACACAAATTACCATGTTTGTGGTGAGATACTGAACAATCCAAATTCTGAAAGAGATTAAATTCTGAAAGAGATTTActgatgatttatttaatgtGATACAGACTCCGGTAAGTGTAATTGTCGCATGGATAAGAGGAATTCCAATGGATCTTGATTATAAACTTTTGGAGACGGCATCACTAGTTATGTCAATTCTGATAGTATCCTTGATTCTTCAGGTAATAAAAGAATTTCTTGTGAGTTATTAACATAATTTGGTGTTTCCTAGCTTGGTTACATAATGCTATAGTCAGCTTTTACTTGGTAATTCATActaattttcttaataatttgATATTGTTGGTGATCTTGTACCTTTATCCATATGTTCTATTTAttcagaaaattttaaattttgcaggATGGAAAAGTGGCATTACATGAAAGGAATTGTGCTGGTTGTTAGCTACATTGTCATTGGACTATTGTTTTTCAAAACCTCAAGACCTCTTTCTGAGTTTGCATTTATTATTCCAgcattcctttttttattatttttaattttatttttgtagaacAGTGTgcacaaattttatttaaggtGATGATACTGGGGAAGGAATAATGGATCagctttttaattatatgaatttattgATGAGGCGAAAAATGGTCATTAATGATCCAACCCACCGAATTTATTAGTGACACTGCTCAATATCATGAAACCTCATGTGAGAATTAATATAAATGATGTAAATatattagtttataaaaatggaATGGTTCAAATGACAGTTAAATGTGACAATTGACAAATTTAATTCTACATTCTTAAatacagaaaagaaaaatgtctTTAAAACGATAaatcttgaattttattttatattaaaaaacaaaataataaataagactTCAAACTATCTGGTTCACTTTCGCACGTATGCATACGACAGATAAAAATATGCAGTTTTATATCTTTCGAACACTTCACAGCACATTATGTATGgtctttcaaatataaaatatcaatatatgCACAATAATTACATCAAAGGGAAATTGATAAATCACCAAATGACatcaaaacacattaaaaaaaaaaaatccgttACCTTTAAAAACCTTTGTTTCCAAATTCCAAATGATGCTTATCCAAACAAAATTTATACTTTAAAAAGCCTAAAAGGAGAATATTACAGAATAATGGAGTGAAAAAAGAattgaagaaaccaaaagaacaaaaacaaacacagtTTATAGTCTCTCTCACAGTAAAGACATGCTCATGGATTCAAACGGTATGATTAAATAACTCGAAAACACACTAATAAATAACCAAGTAAGAGAACTAGTGGAATGATCAAACATTCAACTGAATGAGCAGTAACCCACAGCAAAAATGGCtcaaaatacatggtcccaagaTCTAACAAAAAAAACTGGCACATCAATGACATTTGACTCGTTCAGATAGATTCAAATGCCACAATCTCAATGGGACTTCACATATTCCTGGACTATATGAAGGCCTTCTGACTCCTCACCATAATcctgtaaatttaaaataataaaaatcaacaacaagatATAAGGCAACAAGTTAATCACACAAGATGCCATATTCATGGTTTTACCTTGATAACCACACAAGAAGAACCTACAACTTTCCTTGCCTTTCCCTCGGAATCGATCTTGCACAGCTAGACAAtcatcaaaattaagaaaattggtCAGTATAGGGTAAGGAAGAGTGAAAACGGAAGCTTCAGTAACATGACAACAATGGGGGGCATTCATCCAGATTTTCCTTTTGGTTCTAAATCATACCCTTCAAGTTCCCCCAAGATTTTATGTTACTCCTTGCTCAGACATGGTCttatcaaaaatttgaaacccaAAGCCTTAGCATGGGAAATTTACAATGCTGATACAATTGTACAATATAAGAAAATACCACGTAAATGGCACAACAAATAATGTGTTGACCTAGTTtcaaaatcatcacaaaatGCAACATACTTGAGATTAAGATAGAGACATTACACTGAGTGCATGCATCACTTTACTTGTAAACTAAAAAACTCGCAAAGCAAACAACTTACCCCAGCCCACTCGCCGAGTGTCTTGGCACTTGGTACAGTAATCAAATGCACATTGTGATCAGCACAGAGCGCTTTCACAAGCTTCACATAGTCGGGTTGGTTACAGTCCTCTGCCAGCAAGCAGAGCTGTGCAGCATGCTTCTCAATGGCCTTGGCACCTTCATGGAGTCCACGAACAAGACCATCATGTGCCAATGATTTCTTCAACACAAGCTGCAGGGCTGTCATCAGGTCCATAGGCTCTCCAAGAGCAGGAACTTCAGCAACAACAGCATCCTCTCTACCACAGGAGAAAATATAGAAGAGTCCATCATTCCTCACTTACATAGTCCCGTAAGGTTAGTTCAGTTCAGTCAGGAATGACACAATAAGTGCATGAAATAATCAGTCTATCACAATACATTCCTGTGGTCAAACAAATGTTTCCAAACCTATTCGGaaccattttaattataaatcaaaatacaataaTCTGAACTATGGCCATAAGCATATATACAGATATATCATTtgcatatattaaaatatttatgtaatttcCTCAAATTATCATACTAAACTGATTGCAGGTTTAAAAACCCACACAGCAAGGTACCAATTGCAACTGGAGATGACAATTGCATGCACAATcttaaaaccatgaaaaaaacatCCTTTGCCACCacaatatttcataaatttcagTGTTGATTCAATTGCAATGAAGTCTCATAACCAACAATTTTCAAGCAGCAAAGCAAAGcttaagatttaaaaaaacagTCAGTTTCTGATTGcaacaaaaaacaacaatttcCAAGTGATATCTGAAAATCAGGGGGAAAAACTCCCTTTCCATTTCATTGGATATCAATAGATTCACCCATTCATTGCACTGAACAATATATAAGGCCTGACTGAGtaaagatttaaaaagaatgCAAGTTATGAATCACAACAAAATATAACAATTCTCATTAGATATCtggaaatcattaaaaaaaaaaaaaggttcttTTCAGCCCATATCATTCAAACATGCATCCTCATATTCATTTCAAGACAATCAAATCCCATAATCAAccaattaaacatttaaaaagatCCAAGTTAGGAATTGCAACCAAAGGCAACTGTTCCCGTGATATATAACAAAtcagaagacaaaaaaaacTTCAATGTTAGTCCGCAAAAACCTAGAGCAGCAACTACGAGCAACTAGCAAGCAAATAAATGAGCAAACTtctcaaaaacctaattttgtGACAACAGTTCAGGTTTCCATATAACAAAactatgtataaaaaaaaaggatatcaAATTAACAACTACAGTTAAAAAACCACGAAATCAAAGACAAACGGTGCACTTACGCAGCCATTATCGATAGAgtagtagatctcaaactctagGGACGGAGAGATTGAAGACAAGATCGAGATGAAAGTGATTCCAAGAGGAGCTCCGCCGCCAACGCAGAGCTAGGGTTTATCAAGAAAtcgagaaagagagaaagaatagTGAAAAGTGTAGTTATATACGATGCTGGAAAACGGGTTGGCGGGTGTTATTGGGTCCTGTTCCAAACGGGTTTCGGTGAACAAAACCCGACCCGTTATGAATTTTCACATAATTCTgatcatatataattatatatatatatattataaataaagattATCAGGGAAGTCCACATAGACGTTCCCAGATTTTAAAATGGTAGAATGATAGTAAGGATAAAAGAGACAGATTCATATTGGTTTGTGAGCCGTGTTATGACAATGCAAGATCATGGTACTCGGATGATGAGAACGGTTGAAATCAGAACGTTGATAGAGGATTGATcttctatatataaaaatttccgTTATctataatgataaattaataagaGGATGAGTTTTATACAAACGTCAATagatttaatttcaaatttactgAATGTTGATCTAAACCGTtgaatttcaatccaacggtgATGAAAGTTTCAGTAATAGTGTCACTGTTAAAGCAATAGTATTATTGCGctttataaatagtaaaaagtGAGATATATAATGTCTAAATCAATCATAACCGTCCAATCTTTATATACACAATGTCTAAATTAATCACAACCGTCCAATCTCTTTTCCCAAAATCTaccatgaataataaaaaaaccagtTAAACTAAAACCATACTGAAGAATACCATACCAACTGGTTCGGCTGAAGTACACTTTTTGGTTACTATTGTGAGTACTATTCATCAACCCATCTCCTtgtttctctctttctcaatatttctctaatattttaaactttGGGATGTTTGCTCGTTTAATAATagtagattttaaaattttgataactCACGTAAAAAACGAGTGTGAGACATTTAAAAGTCTACTATAACATGCCGATAGTTGTAAGTATGGGCTTACAATGGAAATCTCTTAAGTCTTATTCACAATTGAGGATGCAGAGGCTGGATGATCACTTCTCTGCTCATGGCCACGCTCCTGATGTTTGATTTCTTTCAAATTCAATATTCtaaataatttatgtaattatgtacttatttatttaacttgAGGATGCAATCATGCAAGT is a window of Dioscorea cayenensis subsp. rotundata cultivar TDr96_F1 chromosome 5, TDr96_F1_v2_PseudoChromosome.rev07_lg8_w22 25.fasta, whole genome shotgun sequence DNA encoding:
- the LOC120261794 gene encoding LOW QUALITY PROTEIN: vacuolar cation/proton exchanger 3-like (The sequence of the model RefSeq protein was modified relative to this genomic sequence to represent the inferred CDS: deleted 2 bases in 2 codons), producing the protein MMDSPNNDNELSLLQQSTTIPSSSKIQLLLVNFQQVLLGTKLALLFPAVPLALLASHYHFGTVVLFSFSLLALAPLAERVSFLSEQIAYYAGPTVGGLVNATCGNAPELIIALMALQNDKVDVLKWSLLGSTSPTSLLVLGSSLFFGGLANLSKESQFDLTQVNVNLSLLLLCSQCHILALMVGNHTSSSNSHTTMSLDLSRACSIAMLITYFACLFFQLKTHRQQYDILEDDSSDNEASSSDDDAPVIGFTSACIWLVIMTTLVAIISEYIVGTIEDASRSWCMSVSFLCIILLPIAGNASEHAGAIIFAYKNKIDIALSVTLGSSTQITMFVTPVSVIVAWIRGIPMDLDYKLLETASLVMSILIVSLILQDGKVALHERNCAGC
- the LOC120262429 gene encoding 40S ribosomal protein S12-like, giving the protein MAAEDAVVAEVPALGEPMDLMTALQLVLKKSLAHDGLVRGLHEGAKAIEKHAAQLCLLAEDCNQPDYVKLVKALCADHNVHLITVPSAKTLGEWAGLCKIDSEGKARKVVGSSCVVIKDYGEESEGLHIVQEYVKSH